The following are encoded in a window of Candidatus Zixiibacteriota bacterium genomic DNA:
- a CDS encoding VCBS repeat-containing protein, whose translation MIRTVYGILAVAFVALLCQSQLYAADRSRVIVLDLPAEKIAEEIGILPPTRLTHQEKTDMSGFRFDGDTLKVLAIPVEWTNRLAIYSRETIDSLLFSRNVFPGGSVADYYDEISYGQITIVGEVLDWYNAGTYNGYFDFEPVFDYLDFMVDYTQFDGDYDGNVDAAIFVRSGTGEEDSQDSWDIWSYAYIYPLGYGPGPYDGGMHIPRWNTSPELRPLRAPFCPMPFSGQDTLNRIRVFCHELAHNLGLPDLYDYDSKLAVLTYTTPNDDNDHPLMDWCVMGYYGYGIFSLGTEVPSHMCGWSKKSLGWIEPVVLPYGTYEDVVIYNIETTNESSLYKIPIDPPEGEYFLLEYRNPQSTAQYDKMDSDFSVFLCPNLSFGCDTLDRGLLITHIHDSLSPYFDVNNGTPEFPHYTVAVEDAGYNPSMDAWSNPEGHVTDSAQWWYPYETRKGATFNPDVPGQEEFGPSTYPSSDGYSFPTGITVRVDSIVGDKLYAYIDNPLQIGPHVIGISPQQNQYNVAASADIVVTFDADLDEGTVDPSTFVTQGSISGRKGGTYSYDGLDRLLTFDRSVDFAPGEIVTVVLTKEIESEDGFAMPRPSVSNFTIVSADAPSDFRRRSVYTAGTGPSGVVAADLDGNGSADIMVANYFSDDISVFVNNGSGSFAAQVNYAVGEQPTGVCAADLDGDGDMDLAVSNGAFAPASGVSILINNGSGIFGSHVTYDVDDRPASLCAADLDGDGDFDIATANDQSGNISILLNNGDATFAPQTTYVTDDNPWVICSADLDNDNDIDLATASFTANSVCVLLNDGNGVFPGFVTSPTGSGPSGIVAVDIHNDGLVDLVTADGLIDSVSVIYNYGGGTFWFGYSCDIGSGNTPGAIAAADFDGDGDMDIATSNINTNDISILLNDGGGLISFDDVYTAGSQPYWLCTADFDGDADIDIATADHSSNAISVLLNDIGYIVGDADGSGEIDIDDVVYLISYIFAGGPAPDPLEAGDADCSGAIDIDDVVYLIAYIFSGGPPPGDPDNNSIPDC comes from the coding sequence ATGATCAGAACCGTATACGGCATCTTAGCGGTAGCATTTGTAGCTCTGCTGTGCCAGAGTCAGTTGTACGCCGCAGACAGATCAAGAGTTATCGTGCTCGATCTGCCCGCCGAGAAAATCGCTGAAGAAATCGGCATACTTCCTCCGACCAGGCTGACCCATCAGGAGAAGACCGATATGTCGGGTTTTCGCTTCGATGGTGACACGCTCAAAGTCCTCGCGATTCCAGTTGAGTGGACAAACCGTCTGGCGATCTACTCAAGGGAGACAATCGACAGCTTGCTTTTCTCACGCAACGTGTTTCCAGGCGGATCGGTCGCGGATTACTATGATGAAATCTCGTACGGTCAGATAACGATCGTTGGTGAAGTTCTCGATTGGTACAATGCGGGCACATATAATGGTTACTTCGATTTCGAACCGGTCTTCGATTACCTCGACTTTATGGTGGACTACACCCAGTTCGATGGTGATTATGATGGCAATGTCGATGCGGCAATATTCGTTCGATCCGGCACCGGCGAAGAAGATTCGCAGGATTCGTGGGATATCTGGTCGTATGCGTATATCTATCCCCTCGGCTACGGGCCAGGACCGTACGATGGCGGGATGCACATACCGAGATGGAATACGTCTCCAGAATTGCGTCCGCTCCGTGCTCCGTTCTGCCCCATGCCTTTTTCGGGTCAGGACACACTCAATAGAATCAGGGTATTCTGCCACGAACTGGCGCATAATCTTGGACTGCCCGATCTGTACGACTACGACTCCAAACTCGCTGTGCTTACATACACGACACCAAACGATGACAATGACCACCCGCTGATGGATTGGTGCGTGATGGGTTACTATGGCTACGGGATATTTTCACTCGGCACGGAAGTGCCTTCGCACATGTGCGGCTGGAGCAAGAAAAGCCTCGGCTGGATCGAACCGGTTGTGCTACCTTATGGCACTTACGAGGATGTCGTAATCTACAACATTGAGACAACCAACGAATCTTCGCTCTACAAGATCCCAATCGATCCTCCCGAAGGTGAGTACTTCCTGCTGGAATATCGCAATCCACAGTCGACTGCTCAATACGACAAGATGGATTCTGACTTCAGCGTGTTCCTTTGCCCCAATCTCAGCTTCGGCTGTGACACGCTCGACAGAGGACTTCTCATTACACACATTCACGACTCGCTCTCACCCTATTTCGATGTGAACAACGGGACTCCCGAGTTTCCACACTATACGGTCGCTGTCGAAGATGCCGGCTACAACCCATCCATGGATGCGTGGAGCAATCCCGAGGGACACGTCACCGATAGCGCACAGTGGTGGTATCCGTACGAGACCAGAAAAGGTGCTACTTTCAATCCGGATGTCCCCGGTCAGGAGGAATTCGGACCATCGACCTATCCATCCAGCGATGGTTATTCATTCCCGACGGGCATTACTGTTAGGGTCGACTCGATTGTCGGGGACAAGCTCTATGCATACATTGATAATCCACTGCAGATAGGCCCTCATGTAATAGGTATCTCACCGCAACAGAATCAGTACAATGTTGCTGCGTCTGCCGATATCGTTGTCACATTCGATGCCGATCTCGATGAGGGCACGGTCGATCCATCTACTTTCGTGACGCAAGGTTCGATATCCGGTAGAAAGGGAGGCACCTACTCCTACGACGGTCTCGATCGGCTTTTGACGTTTGATCGATCGGTGGATTTCGCACCTGGAGAAATTGTCACGGTTGTCCTGACCAAGGAAATAGAATCAGAAGATGGCTTCGCTATGCCGAGACCTTCTGTTTCGAACTTCACTATCGTGTCTGCAGATGCACCGTCAGACTTCAGGCGTCGATCGGTATACACCGCAGGGACCGGCCCTTCCGGAGTTGTCGCAGCAGATCTCGATGGCAACGGCAGCGCCGATATCATGGTTGCGAACTATTTCTCAGATGACATTTCGGTTTTCGTAAATAACGGCAGCGGCAGCTTTGCAGCTCAGGTGAACTATGCGGTCGGCGAGCAGCCTACAGGCGTGTGCGCCGCTGACCTTGATGGCGATGGCGATATGGATCTGGCCGTTTCGAATGGAGCTTTCGCTCCAGCGAGCGGTGTTTCCATTTTGATCAACAACGGGAGCGGAATATTCGGATCTCATGTGACGTACGATGTTGATGATCGCCCTGCCAGTCTCTGCGCTGCCGACTTAGATGGCGACGGAGATTTTGATATCGCGACAGCAAATGATCAGTCAGGCAATATCTCGATCCTGCTGAATAATGGTGATGCCACATTCGCGCCTCAGACAACTTACGTAACAGATGATAATCCATGGGTCATTTGCTCCGCGGATCTGGATAACGATAACGACATCGACCTCGCAACAGCGAGTTTCACCGCTAACAGTGTCTGTGTTCTGCTAAATGACGGGAATGGTGTATTTCCAGGTTTTGTAACATCCCCCACCGGTAGTGGACCATCCGGCATTGTCGCGGTTGATATACACAACGACGGACTCGTGGACTTAGTGACTGCCGACGGCCTGATCGACAGTGTATCCGTTATCTACAACTATGGCGGCGGAACGTTCTGGTTTGGTTACAGTTGCGACATAGGTTCCGGCAACACCCCCGGCGCCATTGCCGCTGCTGACTTCGATGGCGATGGAGACATGGATATCGCAACGTCGAACATCAACACCAACGATATTTCAATACTACTGAACGATGGGGGCGGTCTTATAAGCTTCGATGACGTGTATACTGCCGGCAGTCAGCCCTACTGGCTCTGCACTGCTGATTTCGACGGAGATGCCGACATCGACATTGCGACAGCAGATCACAGCTCGAATGCGATATCTGTTCTGCTAAACGATATCGGATACATCGTCGGCGACGCCGATGGCAGCGGAGAAATCGACATCGATGACGTCGTGTACCTGATCAGCTATATTTTCGCAGGCGGCCCGGCTCCTGACCCGCTCGAGGCAGGGGATGCGGACTGCTCAGGTGCGATTGATATTGACGATGTGGTATACCTGATCGCTTATATATTCTCCGGTGGTCCTCCGCCAGGCGATCCTGACAACAATAGTATACCCGACTGCTAG
- a CDS encoding potassium transporter Kup, with the protein MSNIDDTSLDGSKQKLSAIALVALGVVFGDISTSPLYAIRECFHGEFGIGITHDSILGVLSLMFWALTIIVSLKYLTFILRADNRGEGGVIALTALLMSAVKMQKRRRRLLIAIGIFAACLLYGDGMITPAISVLSAAEGLRIITPHFEPFVIPVTLLILAGLFLLQHRGTAKVGSLFGPVMLAWLLALGILGIRQIVQHPSILQALAPWHGARFLMNSGIHGFAVLGAVFLVVTGAEALYADLGHFGRKPIRVVWFGLVLPALLLNYFGQGALLLSHPEMAHHPFYATVPVWAVIPMVILATCATIIASQAVITGVFSLTKQAVQLGYLPRMNIVHTSSRHFGQIYVSEINWFMMAATLALVLGFQSSSKLAAAYGVAVTSTMLIATVLFYVVAREKWKWNIIAAGIPTVVFFVVDISFFSANITKIFHGAWFPLVIGGAFLAVMMTWKRGRRILSGQFQKMSVPFEQLRAKLEDENILRVKGYAVFLSGQPGMVPVALTHNLKHNRVLHAKVAFLHFRRAEIPRVPNMEKLTIKDLGSGFHEITVSYGFMEYPNVPNALVLASGQGVDFPIEETSFFLGREKLVWEQGNGISRWRAHLFAFLSRNAYDASSFFGIPQEQVMEVGVRLKI; encoded by the coding sequence ATGTCTAATATAGATGATACTAGTTTAGACGGCAGCAAGCAGAAGCTCTCTGCGATTGCGCTGGTCGCTCTCGGTGTGGTCTTCGGCGATATCAGCACGAGCCCGCTTTATGCAATTAGAGAATGTTTCCACGGTGAGTTTGGGATCGGCATTACCCATGACAGCATCCTCGGCGTACTGTCCCTCATGTTCTGGGCGCTGACAATAATCGTCTCCCTGAAATATCTTACATTCATCCTACGTGCTGACAATCGGGGCGAGGGGGGAGTCATTGCGCTGACAGCCCTGCTTATGTCGGCAGTCAAAATGCAGAAGAGACGCCGCAGACTTCTTATCGCAATCGGTATCTTTGCAGCTTGCCTGCTGTATGGCGACGGCATGATCACACCGGCGATCTCTGTTTTGAGTGCCGCCGAAGGACTTCGCATCATCACACCCCACTTCGAGCCGTTTGTTATTCCTGTGACCCTGCTGATTCTCGCGGGATTGTTCCTTCTGCAGCACCGGGGTACGGCCAAAGTCGGCTCGTTGTTCGGTCCTGTGATGCTGGCATGGCTTCTGGCGCTCGGCATTCTTGGCATCCGTCAGATTGTGCAGCACCCGAGTATCCTGCAGGCGCTTGCACCGTGGCATGGAGCGCGGTTTTTGATGAATTCCGGTATTCATGGTTTCGCTGTGCTCGGCGCAGTATTCCTGGTTGTGACGGGTGCTGAGGCTCTCTACGCAGATCTGGGGCATTTTGGCCGCAAACCGATACGTGTCGTATGGTTCGGTCTGGTGCTTCCCGCGCTGCTGCTCAACTACTTCGGGCAGGGTGCTCTGTTACTATCTCACCCCGAGATGGCTCATCATCCATTCTATGCTACCGTACCGGTCTGGGCTGTGATACCGATGGTGATCCTGGCTACCTGTGCGACAATCATTGCATCACAGGCCGTTATCACGGGTGTGTTTTCTCTCACAAAGCAGGCAGTGCAACTCGGATACCTTCCCAGAATGAACATTGTCCACACGTCATCGCGCCATTTCGGTCAGATTTATGTTTCTGAGATTAACTGGTTCATGATGGCCGCGACGTTGGCGCTTGTCCTCGGATTTCAGTCATCGAGCAAACTTGCGGCCGCTTACGGCGTCGCCGTAACGTCTACTATGCTGATCGCCACGGTGCTGTTCTATGTTGTGGCGCGCGAAAAATGGAAATGGAATATCATAGCTGCCGGCATACCGACAGTTGTTTTCTTTGTTGTCGATATCAGCTTCTTCTCAGCAAACATCACAAAGATATTTCATGGCGCATGGTTTCCACTGGTGATCGGTGGAGCATTTCTTGCTGTAATGATGACCTGGAAACGGGGGAGGAGAATTCTCTCGGGGCAGTTTCAGAAGATGTCGGTTCCCTTCGAGCAACTGCGGGCGAAATTGGAAGACGAGAATATCTTGCGAGTCAAAGGGTATGCCGTCTTTCTATCCGGTCAACCCGGAATGGTGCCGGTAGCGCTGACTCACAATCTTAAGCACAACAGGGTGCTTCACGCAAAAGTCGCATTTCTGCATTTTCGGAGAGCAGAGATTCCGCGAGTGCCGAATATGGAGAAGTTGACGATCAAGGATCTCGGTTCCGGGTTTCACGAGATCACGGTGTCGTACGGATTTATGGAATACCCGAATGTTCCGAACGCTCTCGTGTTGGCAAGCGGGCAGGGGGTTGATTTTCCGATCGAGGAGACGAGTTTCTTTCTGGGCAGAGAGAAGCTGGTTTGGGAGCAGGGGAACGGAATCTCACGCTGGCGCGCGCATTTGTTCGCGTTCCTGTCGCGAAATGCTTACGACGCCTCCTCATTCTTTGGGATTCCGCAGGAACAGGTCATGGAAGTCGGCGTTCGGTTGAAGATCTAG
- a CDS encoding DUF4411 family protein, whose protein sequence is MSTSPTYILDANVFIEAARRYYAFDLVPGFWQSLEANAKSGKISSIDRIKTELERGQDDLAEWATHDFDHAFQSTDSDDIVSSYRDIMNWVSTQSQFSESAKAQFANSADGWLIAIARVKGYTLVTHEQLAPSESAKVKIPNVCQAFDVPYVDTFEMLRSLGVRFN, encoded by the coding sequence TTGAGTACTTCCCCAACATATATCCTAGATGCTAATGTATTCATCGAAGCTGCGCGTCGTTACTACGCGTTCGATTTGGTACCTGGATTCTGGCAGAGTCTGGAAGCTAATGCAAAAAGTGGTAAAATCAGCAGCATTGACCGAATAAAGACTGAACTGGAAAGAGGTCAGGATGATCTGGCAGAATGGGCTACCCATGACTTTGACCACGCGTTCCAGTCTACCGATTCGGATGACATTGTCTCGTCATACAGAGACATTATGAACTGGGTCAGCACCCAAAGTCAGTTCTCGGAGTCAGCCAAAGCGCAATTTGCGAATAGTGCTGACGGCTGGCTGATCGCAATTGCCCGAGTGAAAGGATATACTTTGGTTACACATGAGCAATTAGCGCCATCCGAAAGCGCAAAGGTGAAAATCCCCAATGTGTGCCAAGCCTTTGATGTTCCCTATGTTGACACGTTTGAGATGCTGCGGTCTCTCGGGGTTCGCTTCAATTAA
- a CDS encoding ImmA/IrrE family metallo-endopeptidase, whose product MSRVVVKAEVLRWAVDRSGRTLEDLRGRFPKIGDWFTGERQPTLRQLESLAKATLTPLGYFFLNRPPEDSLPIPHFRTLREDAPDRPSPDLIDTIQTMQQRQLWMREFLIDQGMAPIRFVGSAGISEQPKVIAQRIRQALRFEESWASQLSSWTNALKSLREGIEASGILVIVNGVVGNNTHRKLDVEEFRGFVLVDEYAPLLFVNGSDGKAAQMFTLAHELAHVFFGSSAAFDLRKLEPANDPTERACNLVAAEFLVPEIQLRQTWPSVSESPNPFQDIARQFKVSELVAARRVLDLDLINRDYFLSFYQEYLDRIRDKAPTTDGGDFYATQNLRIGKRFARSVLQAAKEGTLLYSDAYRLTGLYGKTFEQYAERLKLG is encoded by the coding sequence TTGAGTAGGGTAGTTGTCAAAGCTGAGGTCTTAAGGTGGGCAGTCGATCGCAGTGGTCGCACATTAGAAGATCTTCGAGGCAGATTCCCCAAGATTGGAGACTGGTTTACGGGTGAGCGTCAACCGACTCTTCGACAATTAGAGAGTCTGGCAAAGGCAACCCTGACTCCACTCGGGTATTTCTTTCTTAACAGGCCACCTGAAGACAGCCTGCCGATACCGCACTTCAGGACTCTCCGCGAGGACGCACCTGATAGACCAAGTCCTGATCTAATCGATACTATTCAGACTATGCAACAGCGGCAGCTTTGGATGAGAGAGTTTCTTATTGATCAAGGAATGGCTCCCATTCGATTTGTGGGATCTGCAGGGATATCCGAGCAACCTAAGGTAATTGCTCAGAGAATAAGACAAGCACTGCGTTTTGAAGAAAGCTGGGCATCTCAACTATCGTCTTGGACAAATGCGCTTAAGTCTCTCCGAGAGGGCATAGAAGCATCAGGAATATTAGTTATCGTTAACGGTGTAGTCGGAAATAACACGCACCGTAAGCTTGATGTTGAGGAGTTTCGAGGCTTCGTTCTCGTTGATGAATACGCGCCTCTACTATTTGTAAACGGCTCCGACGGAAAAGCCGCCCAGATGTTTACGCTTGCACATGAGCTAGCCCACGTGTTTTTCGGAAGCAGTGCAGCCTTTGACCTTCGGAAGCTTGAGCCAGCGAATGACCCGACCGAAAGAGCCTGCAATTTGGTTGCAGCTGAATTCCTTGTGCCTGAGATTCAACTACGACAGACCTGGCCCTCAGTCAGCGAATCTCCCAACCCGTTTCAGGATATTGCGCGTCAGTTCAAAGTCAGCGAGCTTGTTGCTGCTCGTAGAGTGTTGGACCTGGACCTGATTAACAGAGACTACTTCCTGTCGTTTTATCAAGAGTACCTAGATAGAATACGTGACAAGGCGCCAACTACCGACGGTGGGGATTTCTACGCAACTCAGAACCTTCGTATAGGGAAGCGATTTGCTCGCTCCGTCCTGCAAGCGGCGAAGGAAGGCACGCTCTTATACAGTGACGCTTACAGATTGACAGGTCTATACGGAAAGACATTTGAACAATATGCCGAACGCCTAAAATTGGGATAA
- a CDS encoding NAD(P)/FAD-dependent oxidoreductase — protein MAAAGKWAEQYVANQKVIVVGGGPAGLMAAGEAAGLGARVVLLEKETSPGRKLRITGKGRCNLTNIATLPDFIAHFGKNGRFLRQAFNSYFSPDLIAFLEKLGVETIQERGGRVFPASEDAGQVTNALLTWAKSQGVSIRTRSSVKKLLIGNNGILGVQLFGGELACDAVIIATGGASYPLTGSTGDGYRLAESVGHTVVPIRPALIPLETAGNAAQRLQGLSLKNVAAKVYINGKKRHEAFGEMLFTHFGLSGPIILSLSGRVVDALREKQKVTISINLKPALDDAKLDARLLRDLEAHGKMQFHTMLKGLLPSKLIPICCDLAGIPSTKLCNQISATDRRKLRIWLKDFRFSITGHRPIREAIITAGGVSLTEVNPRTMASRIVPGLYFAGEVLDVDGDTGGYNLQAAFSTGWLAGQSAGRK, from the coding sequence ATTGCCGCAGCGGGAAAATGGGCGGAACAATACGTGGCAAATCAGAAAGTCATAGTAGTCGGTGGCGGACCGGCAGGGTTAATGGCAGCCGGAGAGGCTGCCGGACTCGGCGCCAGGGTAGTACTTCTTGAGAAGGAGACAAGCCCCGGCCGCAAACTGCGCATTACCGGAAAGGGTCGCTGTAATCTGACCAATATCGCAACGCTGCCCGATTTCATCGCACACTTCGGGAAGAACGGCCGCTTTTTGCGTCAGGCATTCAACAGCTACTTCTCGCCGGACCTCATAGCGTTTCTTGAGAAGCTGGGCGTCGAGACCATTCAGGAGCGAGGCGGAAGAGTATTCCCTGCAAGCGAAGATGCCGGTCAAGTTACGAACGCTCTGCTGACGTGGGCTAAGTCACAAGGCGTGTCAATTCGCACGAGATCATCGGTTAAGAAATTGCTGATCGGCAACAACGGCATTCTGGGAGTGCAGTTATTTGGTGGAGAACTTGCGTGCGATGCGGTCATCATTGCGACGGGCGGAGCGTCATACCCGCTGACCGGATCGACCGGAGACGGCTACCGCCTTGCGGAATCTGTCGGCCACACAGTCGTACCGATCAGACCGGCGCTGATACCGTTGGAGACCGCTGGGAATGCCGCTCAACGATTGCAGGGGCTGAGCCTCAAGAATGTCGCTGCAAAAGTGTACATCAATGGCAAGAAGCGTCACGAGGCATTCGGCGAGATGCTCTTCACACATTTCGGATTGTCGGGGCCGATCATATTGTCATTGAGCGGGCGCGTCGTCGATGCGTTAAGAGAGAAACAAAAAGTCACGATATCAATCAATCTCAAACCTGCGCTCGACGATGCCAAGCTCGATGCTCGATTGTTGCGCGATCTCGAAGCGCACGGTAAGATGCAATTCCATACGATGCTGAAAGGGTTGCTTCCAAGCAAGCTGATCCCGATTTGCTGCGACCTGGCGGGGATACCATCGACCAAGCTCTGCAATCAAATCAGCGCTACGGACAGGCGCAAGCTTCGAATCTGGCTCAAAGATTTTCGTTTCAGCATTACCGGACATCGCCCAATCAGAGAGGCGATCATCACTGCGGGAGGTGTTAGTCTGACCGAAGTCAATCCCCGTACGATGGCCTCTCGTATAGTGCCGGGGTTGTATTTCGCAGGCGAAGTCCTCGATGTCGATGGCGACACCGGTGGCTACAATCTTCAGGCGGCGTTTTCGACCGGCTGGCTGGCAGGGCAGTCGGCAGGCCGCAAGTAA
- a CDS encoding transcriptional regulator, translating to MALLYVIEKAEFLFVQNQTNMTSGNLSTHLSKLGAAGYIDIKKRFVSKKPKTFVRLNEKGRKAFEEYREQMKELFTNPPAFRENDSV from the coding sequence ATGGCGCTGCTTTACGTAATAGAGAAGGCGGAATTTCTGTTCGTCCAGAACCAAACCAATATGACATCAGGCAACCTGTCGACGCACTTGTCGAAGCTGGGGGCTGCGGGATACATCGACATCAAAAAGAGATTTGTGAGCAAGAAACCGAAGACATTTGTGCGCCTGAACGAAAAGGGCAGGAAAGCATTCGAGGAATACCGAGAGCAGATGAAAGAACTGTTCACTAATCCTCCGGCATTTCGAGAGAATGACAGTGTGTGA
- a CDS encoding GNAT family N-acetyltransferase/peptidase C39 family protein yields the protein MIPRSKIRLATANDLKSLFRLENVAFEQDRFREDQIDYFLTHSRASVFVLTQGSFIAGSAYVLWRKSHLAARLYNLAVDPAFQGKKYGFRLLKECELEAARRGCAKMTLEVRKDNEGGIRFYERNGYHVVRNMTDYYEDGMAGLKMSKDLKIRVPGKLQLNIPYYAQTLDFTCGSACLMMALKHFKPLLEFTRVMEMRIWKEATLIFMMSGYSGTSPYGLSLSAVTRNVNCRMIISMDTTPMLRSVRTPKKREVMKIVHSDMKKQAKKLGVSTMVCDYGVEEIMSALFRGTIPIALISTYRLTGDQVPHWVVITGFDKDNIYIHDPDVASYRRNKLRARNLRIKKSEFLRMSRYGKEAYRCLLIVGPAKKKEHKPAPV from the coding sequence ATGATTCCTCGTTCGAAAATCCGCCTGGCCACCGCGAATGATCTCAAGTCCCTGTTCAGACTGGAAAATGTCGCATTTGAGCAGGATCGCTTCAGAGAAGATCAGATCGACTATTTTCTCACTCATTCGCGCGCGAGCGTTTTCGTTCTCACGCAGGGTTCATTTATCGCGGGTTCTGCTTACGTGCTGTGGAGGAAATCTCATTTGGCTGCGCGATTGTACAACCTGGCCGTCGATCCGGCTTTCCAGGGAAAGAAGTACGGTTTCAGGCTGCTCAAAGAGTGTGAATTGGAAGCGGCACGTCGTGGCTGCGCAAAAATGACACTCGAAGTCAGGAAAGATAACGAAGGCGGTATCAGGTTTTATGAAAGGAACGGCTATCACGTCGTGCGAAACATGACGGACTATTATGAAGATGGCATGGCTGGTCTCAAAATGAGTAAAGATCTGAAGATTCGCGTGCCAGGGAAACTTCAGCTTAACATCCCCTATTACGCTCAGACACTTGATTTCACCTGCGGATCTGCCTGTTTGATGATGGCGCTTAAACACTTCAAGCCACTGCTCGAATTCACTCGAGTCATGGAAATGAGAATATGGAAAGAAGCCACCCTGATCTTCATGATGTCCGGGTACAGCGGCACCAGTCCATACGGACTCTCTCTGTCCGCCGTCACAAGAAACGTGAATTGCAGGATGATCATCTCGATGGACACTACACCCATGCTCAGATCGGTTCGCACTCCGAAAAAGCGTGAAGTCATGAAGATTGTGCACAGCGATATGAAGAAGCAGGCAAAGAAACTCGGCGTGTCGACTATGGTATGCGACTATGGTGTCGAGGAGATCATGTCTGCGCTTTTCAGAGGAACGATTCCGATCGCACTCATCAGTACTTACCGACTGACCGGCGATCAGGTTCCGCACTGGGTGGTGATCACCGGTTTCGACAAAGACAATATCTACATTCACGATCCGGATGTTGCGTCGTATAGAAGAAACAAGCTGCGCGCTCGAAATCTGCGAATCAAGAAGTCCGAATTCCTCCGAATGAGCCGGTACGGCAAGGAAGCATATCGTTGCCTTCTCATCGTTGGACCCGCAAAGAAAAAAGAGCACAAGCCAGCACCGGTCTGA
- a CDS encoding RimK family alpha-L-glutamate ligase: MGQLGIYVERYTISSSDEMNTLMRLSQVARKHGHRTDFLFRPDMYKIPEFDALFIRALTDPLNSAYVAARTAEMHGLRVIDDPDSIRICCDKVNMYRHLMINNVPMPETQFIEEDELSHRLGEALLDRFGDPVVLKAPNSSFSMYVEKASTPKEIISVAKRFFRRSDRVLAQKFVKSSFDWRVGTLGGEPLYVCQYSIPKRNWKILTYTPDGKTVYGPIKPIRITEAPPNLLKIAVEAANAIGSGLYGVDLKQVGDRFIVIEVNDNPTINAGEEDRANGDLYDRLLEYLLPK; encoded by the coding sequence ATGGGACAGTTAGGCATTTACGTAGAGCGTTACACAATTTCGAGCTCGGATGAAATGAACACGCTTATGCGCCTCAGTCAGGTTGCGCGGAAGCATGGGCATCGCACCGATTTTCTTTTCCGCCCGGACATGTACAAAATACCTGAATTTGACGCTTTATTCATCCGCGCCCTGACCGATCCGCTCAATTCGGCCTATGTCGCCGCACGTACCGCCGAAATGCACGGTCTGCGGGTGATCGATGATCCCGATTCCATCAGAATCTGCTGCGACAAAGTGAACATGTATCGCCACCTGATGATAAACAATGTCCCGATGCCCGAGACTCAGTTCATCGAGGAAGATGAATTAAGCCATAGGCTTGGCGAAGCGCTGCTTGATCGATTCGGCGATCCGGTGGTGCTTAAAGCGCCAAACAGTAGCTTCTCGATGTACGTCGAGAAAGCATCAACTCCCAAAGAGATCATATCGGTCGCCAAGAGATTTTTCCGTCGCTCGGATCGAGTTCTCGCCCAGAAGTTCGTCAAATCATCATTCGACTGGCGGGTAGGTACTTTGGGCGGCGAACCACTATATGTCTGCCAGTATTCGATACCGAAAAGAAATTGGAAGATCCTGACCTATACTCCCGATGGCAAGACCGTGTACGGTCCGATCAAACCTATCCGCATCACCGAAGCGCCTCCGAATCTACTGAAGATAGCGGTTGAGGCGGCAAACGCCATCGGCAGCGGCTTGTACGGCGTTGATCTGAAACAAGTGGGCGACCGGTTTATCGTGATTGAAGTGAATGACAACCCGACTATTAACGCAGGTGAAGAGGATCGGGCTAATGGCGATCTTTACGATCGTCTGCTGGAATATCTATTACCGAAGTGA